The proteins below come from a single Rhodococcus sp. WMMA185 genomic window:
- the hemB gene encoding porphobilinogen synthase, translated as MYPTYRPRRLRRTQALRRLVAETSLEPRHLVLPMFVADGIEAPREISSMPGVFQHTPDSLRRAATQAVEAGVGGIMLFGVPRPEDKDGDGSGASDPGGILNRGLRWLADEVGDATVIMADTCLDEFTDHGHCGVLGVDGVVDNDLTLQRYVDMAVAQADSGADLLGPSGMMDGQVAAIRRALDGAGHTDVGQLAYSAKYASAFYGPFREAVGSSLQGDRRTYQQDPANRRESLREVDLDLTEGADIVMVKPAMSYLDIVRETADRSPVPVAAYQISGEYSMITAAAQNGWIDRDAAILESLTSIRRAGADIVLTYWATEAAGWL; from the coding sequence GTGTATCCGACCTACCGACCGAGACGGCTTCGCCGTACACAGGCGCTTCGCAGACTCGTGGCCGAGACTTCGCTCGAACCACGGCATCTAGTGCTGCCGATGTTCGTTGCGGACGGTATCGAAGCGCCACGGGAGATCTCGTCGATGCCCGGCGTCTTCCAGCACACGCCGGACTCGCTGCGGCGTGCGGCTACGCAGGCAGTCGAGGCAGGTGTCGGCGGAATCATGCTCTTCGGCGTGCCCAGGCCCGAAGACAAGGACGGCGACGGTTCGGGTGCTTCTGATCCGGGGGGCATCTTGAACCGTGGATTGCGTTGGCTTGCAGACGAAGTCGGAGACGCAACGGTGATCATGGCAGATACCTGTCTGGACGAGTTCACCGATCACGGTCACTGTGGGGTCCTTGGTGTCGACGGTGTGGTCGACAACGACCTCACGTTGCAACGGTATGTGGATATGGCAGTCGCCCAGGCTGATTCGGGTGCCGATCTACTCGGCCCCAGTGGAATGATGGACGGTCAGGTGGCCGCCATTCGGAGGGCCCTGGACGGCGCGGGCCACACAGACGTCGGGCAATTGGCCTACTCGGCGAAGTACGCTTCGGCGTTCTACGGCCCGTTCCGGGAGGCCGTCGGATCTTCCTTGCAGGGCGATCGCAGAACATACCAGCAGGATCCGGCCAATCGGCGCGAGTCGTTGCGCGAGGTGGACCTCGATCTCACAGAGGGCGCCGACATCGTGATGGTCAAACCGGCGATGTCGTATCTGGATATCGTGCGCGAGACAGCTGATCGTTCGCCGGTACCGGTAGCGGCGTACCAGATCTCGGGTGAGTACTCGATGATCACCGCTGCCGCCCAGAACGGCTGGATCGACAGGGACGCAGCGATCCTCGAATCGCTTACGAGTATCCGCCGCGCAGGCGCCGATATTGTGCTGACCTATTGGGCCACAGAGGCGGCGGGTTGGTTGTGA